One genomic region from Sulfurimonas sp. encodes:
- a CDS encoding ABC transporter ATP-binding protein, translated as MLKHEITLKTIYKLILEKKPALIYGQIITLLAILVSVPIPLMLPMMVDEILLDKPANFVQSINFFIGETTAFYYIAIVTIVVILLRFIYYFFGVIITKVFTKISKYVTFMIRKRLIEHLKVASMNEYETLGSGAITANLVTDVNTLDNFIITSVSKFISSVLTLLAVGVVMIIIDPMLGVLILIIQPLIMLLSKQMASVVGRLKKEENNAIEKFQDNIGETLDLYGQIKASNKEEYFFTDAISHAKRVQITSNEYGYKSVAYEKLSYTIFLTMFEVIRASGLILVAYSDLSIGMMFAMFGYIWFIMTPVQDILTMQYSYASAKSALKRINKILTLKTESSGTKSIDAKSLNISLENLNFSYSNNKPILKDVSLSIDAGCKIALIGASGSGKTTLAQVISGFYEKDSGSLKYNDIDIEDLDKSSLRQKIFLVLQMPILFNSSLRFNITMGDESINDEQIYKALQTAQLSQMIDDMPKKLDTIVGRHGIRLSGGQRQRLSIARMIIANPSVVIFDESTSALDVHTEAKLHSSIAPLLKDKTVITIAHRLSTVKNADIIYVLEGGKIVQRGTHEELEDEEGHYMEFVKKQLV; from the coding sequence ATGCTAAAGCACGAAATCACACTTAAAACTATATATAAGCTCATCTTAGAGAAAAAACCTGCATTAATATATGGGCAAATTATCACTCTTTTAGCTATCTTGGTAAGTGTTCCTATTCCTTTGATGTTACCAATGATGGTAGATGAAATTCTCTTAGACAAACCTGCTAATTTTGTTCAGAGTATTAACTTCTTTATTGGTGAAACTACCGCTTTTTATTACATCGCTATTGTAACTATTGTGGTTATTTTATTGAGGTTTATATACTACTTTTTTGGTGTTATTATCACTAAGGTTTTTACTAAAATTTCTAAATATGTCACCTTCATGATAAGAAAGCGTCTAATAGAGCACCTAAAAGTTGCATCTATGAATGAGTATGAAACTCTTGGTTCAGGTGCTATAACTGCCAATCTTGTAACTGATGTAAACACACTTGATAATTTTATCATTACAAGTGTGAGTAAGTTTATCTCTTCTGTTTTAACACTTCTAGCTGTTGGCGTTGTTATGATAATCATCGATCCAATGTTAGGAGTTTTGATTTTGATTATTCAGCCTCTTATCATGCTTCTCAGCAAACAAATGGCATCGGTAGTAGGAAGGCTAAAAAAAGAAGAAAACAATGCAATAGAAAAATTTCAAGACAACATAGGCGAAACGCTAGACCTTTATGGGCAGATAAAAGCATCAAACAAAGAAGAGTATTTTTTTACAGATGCCATCTCTCATGCAAAAAGAGTTCAAATAACATCAAATGAGTATGGATACAAAAGTGTTGCTTACGAAAAACTTTCATACACAATCTTTTTAACTATGTTTGAAGTCATTCGTGCTTCTGGACTTATTTTAGTTGCGTATAGTGACCTTAGCATCGGAATGATGTTTGCAATGTTTGGATATATCTGGTTTATTATGACTCCTGTTCAAGATATTTTAACCATGCAGTACAGTTACGCATCTGCAAAAAGTGCCCTAAAGAGGATAAATAAAATCCTCACTCTAAAAACAGAATCAAGCGGAACAAAAAGCATAGATGCCAAGAGTTTAAATATCTCTTTGGAGAATCTAAATTTTTCATATTCAAATAACAAACCCATTCTTAAAGATGTGTCTTTAAGCATAGATGCTGGATGTAAGATAGCTCTTATAGGTGCTAGTGGAAGTGGAAAAACTACTTTAGCACAAGTTATTTCAGGATTTTATGAAAAAGATAGCGGTAGTTTAAAATATAACGATATAGATATAGAAGATTTAGATAAAAGCTCATTAAGACAAAAGATATTTTTAGTTCTTCAGATGCCAATACTTTTTAACTCCTCCCTTAGATTTAACATTACTATGGGTGATGAAAGTATAAATGATGAACAGATTTATAAGGCTCTTCAAACTGCTCAACTTTCTCAGATGATAGATGATATGCCAAAAAAACTAGATACCATTGTAGGTCGTCATGGTATCAGACTCTCAGGAGGTCAAAGACAAAGACTTAGCATCGCAAGAATGATTATTGCAAATCCAAGTGTAGTTATTTTTGATGAATCTACTTCTGCTCTTGATGTTCACACCGAAGCAAAACTTCACTCTAGTATTGCTCCACTTTTAAAAGATAAAACAGTTATAACAATCGCTCACAGACTAAGCACTGTTAAAAATGCTGATATTATTTATGTACTAGAAGGCGGAAAAATTGTCCAAAGAGGAACTCACGAAGAGTTAGAAGATGAAGAAGGACATTATATGGAGTTTGTGAAAAAACAGTTAGTTTAA
- a CDS encoding HAMP domain-containing sensor histidine kinase: MNKLEKKSFYSFLALYLGSSLLFVLLSGFWYYSAQKNALENTTYYKLQHLADKISSLVINAHMTSSSLNLPKMESGYEYMLIKSSQNKVYEKSYFEKNGFKVFVSSAPQKHLSIEYVVTKTDEFHKSIDALGKNVLLAMVFIFITIGLISWMLSRLFMRPIHQKVKEIEDFVQDISHELNTPITALGMSSKRAIQKGVYDEKILRNISISTKQLYSIYQSLAYLSFSEAKQESELLNLLPVLERSIKYYSELTHAKNINIQTDLNKATLTIVNTKVELLFSNLISNAIKYSMPDTNIHIILKEGFFSIEDEGVGIEQEKLDEIFELYNRSSNLAGGFGVGLSIVKEICDEFQININVTSELEKGSRFELSWLN; this comes from the coding sequence TTGAATAAATTAGAAAAAAAATCATTTTACTCTTTTTTAGCACTTTATCTTGGCTCATCTTTACTTTTTGTTTTGCTATCTGGTTTTTGGTACTACTCAGCACAAAAAAATGCCTTAGAAAATACTACTTATTATAAACTTCAACATTTAGCAGATAAAATTTCAAGTCTTGTTATAAATGCTCATATGACCTCAAGTAGCTTAAATCTTCCAAAAATGGAAAGTGGTTATGAATATATGTTAATAAAATCTAGTCAAAATAAAGTTTATGAAAAAAGCTACTTTGAAAAAAATGGTTTTAAAGTTTTTGTATCTTCTGCTCCACAAAAGCATCTAAGCATAGAGTATGTGGTAACAAAAACAGATGAGTTTCACAAAAGTATAGATGCTTTAGGTAAAAATGTTCTACTTGCAATGGTTTTTATTTTTATAACTATTGGTCTTATATCTTGGATGCTCTCAAGACTTTTTATGCGTCCAATTCATCAAAAAGTAAAAGAGATAGAAGATTTTGTTCAAGATATTTCTCATGAGTTAAACACCCCCATAACAGCTTTAGGCATGAGTTCAAAAAGAGCCATACAAAAAGGGGTTTATGATGAAAAGATACTTAGAAATATATCTATCTCTACAAAACAGCTTTATAGCATCTACCAATCTCTTGCATATCTTAGCTTTAGTGAGGCAAAACAAGAATCAGAATTGCTCAACCTTCTTCCAGTTTTGGAGCGAAGTATAAAATATTATTCAGAGTTAACTCACGCTAAAAATATAAATATACAAACCGACTTAAATAAAGCTACTTTAACTATCGTAAACACAAAAGTAGAACTGCTTTTCTCAAACCTAATCTCAAATGCCATAAAATATTCCATGCCAGATACAAACATCCATATAATTTTAAAAGAAGGTTTTTTTAGCATCGAAGATGAAGGTGTCGGAATAGAACAAGAAAAACTTGATGAGATTTTTGAGCTTTATAACAGAAGTTCAAACTTAGCTGGTGGTTTTGGTGTCGGACTTAGTATAGTTAAAGAGATATGTGATGAGTTCCAAATCAATATAAATGTTACTTCAGAGTTGGAAAAGGGAAGTCGTTTTGAGTTGTCTTGGTTAAACTAA
- a CDS encoding response regulator transcription factor, which translates to MKILLLEDDTVLADILVDYLEEEYEVLHTYSMKKALCLSEENTFDLYIFDINVPDGDGISLLKNLRNFNDETPTIFITAFHDTKYLKSAFESGANDFIKKPFDLEELTQRIENIKRHFGLSFLVNITKDLEFDTQNHIVTSKTSLEHLSSKESACLHYLYKNRHRVVSVEEMLQNLWEYDEMPSGDAVRTLIKELRKYVGKEHILNIRGEGYRFE; encoded by the coding sequence ATGAAAATATTACTCTTGGAAGACGATACAGTTTTAGCAGATATCCTTGTTGATTATTTAGAAGAAGAGTATGAAGTCTTGCATACATATAGCATGAAAAAAGCCTTGTGTTTAAGTGAAGAGAATACCTTTGATTTGTATATTTTTGATATAAATGTTCCTGATGGAGATGGCATCTCACTTTTAAAGAATTTAAGAAATTTTAATGATGAAACACCAACTATCTTTATAACAGCATTTCATGACACTAAGTATTTAAAGTCAGCATTTGAATCAGGAGCAAATGATTTTATAAAAAAACCTTTTGATTTAGAAGAACTTACTCAACGCATAGAAAATATTAAAAGACATTTTGGACTTAGTTTTTTAGTGAATATCACAAAAGATTTGGAGTTTGACACCCAAAACCATATAGTAACCTCTAAAACTTCACTAGAGCATCTAAGCTCTAAAGAGAGTGCTTGTTTACACTACTTGTATAAAAATCGTCATCGTGTTGTAAGTGTTGAAGAGATGCTACAAAACCTTTGGGAGTATGATGAGATGCCATCAGGAGATGCTGTTCGTACGCTTATAAAAGAACTTAGAAAGTATGTTGGAAAAGAGCATATCTTAAATATACGAGGAGAGGGATATAGATTTGAATAA
- a CDS encoding diguanylate cyclase yields MNIKKLFFSFTIIVMIFALSAIFTIVKMQELTENTQKMYIHPFKVSNAVASIQTSIITMHRNMKDVVLTPDTLEMIKIIESIQEEENKVYEYFTDVYTNYLGNKKDIDILYDSFKSWKIIRSEVITLVYQNKLKEAIDITKGKGKEHIDNLYTQIDVLKKYAFNKADEFYNISVKENGVGQVISVFFFSIFVSGVIVVFMVINLLKINRSNNKQLYLIDQNILTASISLDTEVLDISNALCRSLYIQKTDILNTKNQYFFTNEVQFMKFRNIIYSAKEYKAEIYIEINDTKVWFFLEIFPQLDHNFKLTSFNLFLTNIDNKKKIEQVSITDTLTGLYNRNYFEMIFEKEVKRSKRDEKPLSMIMLDIDCFKQFNDTYGHHDGDIALKSVSHILSAHTNRSYDYAFRIGGEEFMILSYQKDFTQLQELAGNILKEIESLKIPHQNNFASEFVTISAGVIQFGVKHLLSPDEMYKKIDELLYKAKKDGRNKFKSLLIE; encoded by the coding sequence ATGAATATAAAAAAATTATTTTTTAGTTTTACTATCATTGTTATGATATTTGCTCTTAGTGCTATTTTTACTATCGTTAAGATGCAAGAACTTACTGAAAATACTCAAAAAATGTACATTCATCCATTTAAAGTAAGTAATGCTGTTGCAAGCATTCAAACTTCTATAATAACAATGCATAGAAATATGAAAGATGTTGTTTTAACTCCAGATACTTTAGAAATGATTAAAATTATCGAGTCAATTCAAGAAGAAGAAAATAAAGTTTATGAATACTTTACAGATGTTTATACAAACTATTTAGGCAATAAAAAAGATATCGATATTTTATATGATTCTTTTAAATCTTGGAAAATTATTCGCTCAGAGGTTATCACTTTAGTTTATCAAAATAAGTTAAAAGAAGCTATAGACATAACAAAAGGAAAAGGAAAAGAGCACATTGATAATCTATATACTCAAATAGATGTACTTAAAAAGTATGCTTTTAATAAGGCTGATGAGTTCTATAATATTTCTGTAAAAGAGAATGGGGTTGGTCAGGTTATAAGTGTATTCTTCTTCTCAATCTTTGTTTCAGGAGTCATAGTTGTCTTTATGGTTATAAACTTACTTAAAATTAATCGTTCAAACAACAAACAACTTTATCTTATTGATCAAAATATTTTAACAGCGAGTATTAGCTTAGATACCGAAGTATTAGATATAAGTAATGCATTATGTCGTTCATTATATATACAAAAAACAGATATTTTAAATACTAAGAACCAGTATTTTTTTACAAATGAAGTACAGTTTATGAAATTTAGAAATATTATTTATTCAGCAAAAGAGTACAAAGCAGAAATATATATTGAGATAAACGATACAAAAGTATGGTTTTTCTTAGAAATTTTCCCACAGTTAGATCATAATTTTAAATTAACTTCTTTTAATCTTTTTTTAACAAATATTGACAACAAGAAAAAAATAGAACAAGTTTCTATAACTGATACTCTTACTGGTTTATACAATAGAAATTATTTTGAAATGATTTTTGAAAAAGAAGTAAAGCGTTCAAAAAGAGATGAAAAACCATTGAGTATGATAATGTTAGATATAGACTGTTTTAAACAGTTTAACGATACTTATGGACATCATGATGGAGATATCGCGTTAAAATCAGTTTCACATATATTGTCTGCACATACAAACCGTTCTTATGATTATGCTTTTCGTATAGGTGGAGAAGAGTTCATGATACTTTCATATCAAAAAGATTTTACACAATTGCAAGAACTTGCTGGTAATATTTTAAAAGAGATAGAGTCCTTAAAAATCCCGCATCAAAACAACTTTGCATCTGAGTTTGTAACTATTTCAGCTGGAGTGATTCAGTTTGGAGTAAAACATCTTTTAAGTCCAGATGAGATGTATAAAAAAATTGATGAACTACTATATAAGGCTAAAAAAGATGGACGCAATAAGTTTAAAAGCTTATTGATAGAATAA